Proteins co-encoded in one Klebsiella michiganensis genomic window:
- a CDS encoding LysR family transcriptional regulator, with protein MHDATSQFSHFRLAIAPGVPSSCLTTLLALQRAEEPEVTITFFETSADDLLTGLEEGRYDAGMSLRNAGAPAVKSQPLWVENVAVAVPLGSPLVAQAKITLAELLDYPVFRWPAETCLLLDQRLSFLPLSQQSIQHVTSFEMMALWVTAGYGVGLSAQSRIERAHAWGITMRPLSDGPYEIVTYLQRPHGRANVVSERFEHRAMLVARDSAACSNNP; from the coding sequence ATGCATGACGCCACCAGCCAGTTTTCCCATTTCAGGCTTGCTATCGCGCCCGGAGTGCCATCCTCTTGCCTCACAACGCTTCTTGCCCTACAGCGCGCGGAGGAACCAGAAGTCACCATCACGTTCTTTGAGACCTCAGCCGATGATCTGTTGACGGGCCTTGAGGAAGGCCGCTACGACGCTGGAATGTCGCTTCGGAACGCTGGTGCTCCGGCCGTGAAAAGCCAACCGCTCTGGGTGGAGAACGTGGCTGTTGCAGTGCCGCTGGGGTCCCCCTTAGTTGCCCAGGCGAAGATCACGCTTGCCGAGCTTCTGGACTATCCGGTGTTTCGCTGGCCGGCGGAGACTTGCCTACTGCTGGATCAGCGACTGTCCTTTCTTCCGTTGAGCCAGCAGAGCATTCAGCATGTGACTTCGTTCGAGATGATGGCGCTTTGGGTGACCGCTGGCTACGGAGTGGGGCTCTCCGCGCAATCGCGCATTGAGCGTGCCCATGCGTGGGGGATCACTATGCGACCGCTTTCAGACGGCCCCTACGAGATCGTGACATACCTGCAGCGGCCCCACGGACGAGCCAATGTTGTTTCTGAGCGGTTCGAGCACAGGGCAATGCTGGTTGCCAGGGACAGCGCGGCTTGCTCGAACAACCCATAG
- a CDS encoding D-alanyl-D-alanine endopeptidase, translated as MELRHLRCFVVLAEELHFTRAAERLHIEQPPLSRAIKELEDELGVVLFDRNRRGTVLTAAGAVFLQDVRRLFTVLEQARENAKAVASGLRGSLRIAVSDGAIDPRLSAFLARCRAEEPEIEIRLSEVPLAEQVRGLRSGDFMIGFAHTADVGDGIAAEPIWHDPLVIAVPARHSLLTYKEVPLQELQGHPLVLCDPQVCEGYCRELKRLLNTLEHKLNVVEEVSSLDMMLTLVGAGYGIGFMTATKIPISQRPDVVIRPLAMDSAVITTYLLRPDGGNLSASVERFIVRLRDSSDG; from the coding sequence ATGGAGCTGCGCCATCTTCGCTGCTTCGTAGTTCTTGCTGAGGAGCTACATTTCACGCGGGCGGCTGAGCGCCTGCATATCGAACAACCACCGCTATCACGAGCCATCAAGGAACTTGAGGACGAGTTGGGCGTAGTGCTCTTCGACCGAAACCGACGAGGAACAGTTCTAACGGCGGCGGGCGCGGTCTTCTTGCAAGATGTTCGCCGTCTATTCACAGTGCTGGAACAGGCTCGTGAAAATGCCAAGGCTGTGGCATCGGGCTTGCGCGGTAGCCTGCGCATCGCTGTATCAGATGGGGCTATCGATCCACGGCTGTCGGCATTTCTGGCTCGTTGCCGCGCCGAGGAGCCGGAGATCGAAATACGCTTGTCAGAAGTGCCTCTGGCAGAGCAAGTGCGTGGCTTGCGTTCGGGCGACTTCATGATCGGGTTCGCGCACACGGCCGATGTCGGCGACGGTATCGCTGCCGAACCAATCTGGCATGACCCGCTGGTGATTGCGGTGCCAGCTCGTCACTCATTGCTCACCTACAAGGAGGTGCCACTTCAAGAACTTCAAGGCCATCCACTTGTCCTGTGCGACCCGCAGGTATGCGAGGGCTATTGCCGCGAACTCAAGCGGCTGCTCAACACGTTGGAGCACAAGCTGAATGTTGTCGAGGAAGTGTCCTCGCTAGACATGATGCTCACGTTGGTCGGCGCCGGCTACGGCATCGGCTTTATGACGGCGACCAAGATTCCCATCTCCCAACGGCCGGATGTGGTGATCCGCCCCTTGGCGATGGATTCCGCCGTGATCACCACCTACCTGCTTCGGCCCGACGGCGGCAATTTATCGGCTTCGGTGGAGCGTTTTATCGTTCGCCTTCGCGACTCTTCGGACGGTTGA
- a CDS encoding aldehyde dismutase — protein sequence MTPTGNRIVTFEKPLEMKVNTFKFPELITPQGKSAPHGAILKIVTTNICGSDLHIYRGSFAVPKGMTMGHEMTGEVIEVGSDVEVVKKGDIVSVPFNVGCGRCYNCKHMRSDVCENTNPEIDCGAYGFNLGGWTGGQGDYLFVPYADFNLLRFPDKDAAMEKIRDLTLLSDVLPTAFHGFAGPDWPAAPAYVVGENILIFGAGPVGRAGAACARLLGAGAIIVADYIQERLDLLKPHGVETINLSDGVPIEEHLERITGHREVDRVIDYVGVDCRGFGAEADKIVESAVTNAMLKYVRFGGMTSTVGVYCANPISKDPKAKKGHMDLEWSNAWIKSPRMSAGQSPTANYNHALMRAILNDRMPYLSPMMNTKFIKLEDAPAAYKEFDAGSAYKYVIDPHGSVRH from the coding sequence ATGACTCCGACCGGTAACCGAATCGTGACTTTCGAGAAGCCCTTGGAAATGAAGGTCAACACCTTCAAATTTCCAGAGCTGATAACCCCTCAAGGGAAAAGCGCACCCCATGGCGCTATCCTCAAAATAGTTACCACAAATATCTGTGGCAGCGACCTTCACATTTATCGCGGTTCGTTTGCTGTTCCCAAGGGAATGACCATGGGCCATGAAATGACCGGCGAAGTGATCGAAGTGGGATCAGACGTCGAAGTCGTGAAGAAGGGCGACATCGTTTCCGTTCCCTTCAATGTGGGGTGTGGGCGTTGCTACAACTGCAAGCATATGCGCTCCGATGTATGCGAGAACACCAACCCCGAAATCGACTGCGGAGCCTACGGGTTCAACCTCGGTGGCTGGACGGGGGGGCAAGGTGATTATCTCTTCGTACCGTATGCGGATTTCAATCTCCTTCGCTTCCCTGACAAGGATGCCGCCATGGAAAAAATCCGCGACCTGACCCTTCTCTCTGACGTATTACCCACAGCTTTCCATGGGTTCGCTGGCCCGGACTGGCCAGCCGCACCGGCCTACGTCGTCGGCGAAAACATCCTGATCTTCGGTGCCGGGCCGGTCGGCAGAGCGGGTGCCGCCTGCGCCAGACTTCTGGGTGCAGGCGCCATCATCGTTGCCGATTACATTCAAGAGCGGCTGGACCTTCTCAAGCCACACGGCGTGGAAACCATCAACCTTTCCGACGGCGTGCCGATCGAGGAGCATCTCGAACGCATTACCGGGCACAGGGAGGTGGATCGCGTCATCGACTATGTTGGTGTGGACTGCCGCGGGTTTGGCGCGGAGGCTGACAAGATCGTGGAGAGCGCTGTTACCAACGCAATGCTCAAATATGTCCGCTTCGGCGGAATGACCAGTACGGTCGGTGTGTACTGCGCAAACCCGATCTCGAAAGACCCGAAAGCCAAGAAAGGCCATATGGATCTGGAATGGTCCAACGCCTGGATCAAGTCGCCGCGAATGTCGGCTGGTCAATCTCCGACGGCCAACTACAACCACGCGTTAATGCGGGCGATACTGAACGATCGCATGCCTTACCTTTCGCCGATGATGAACACTAAATTCATCAAGCTCGAAGACGCGCCCGCCGCGTACAAAGAGTTCGACGCGGGTTCTGCATACAAGTACGTCATCGACCCGCATGGTTCAGTGCGGCATTAA
- a CDS encoding LysR family transcriptional regulator: MIVRNFEYLLALHREGHFGNAAKSCNVSQPTLSAGIKQLEEDMGVEIVRHGRRYDGLTSEGMRVLSWAQQMYDDCKGLERELSALRRGIEGQFRLGILPGTAGVAPTLSIALAEKTPLLQQSVLVSGASSLLQAIRENNLDIALMHLEDIPGEDFDTHLLYRERIFLFHAARTQQPRSTTWDHVLNRQLCVLNSAVPEPIQDRLMQCTAQTIRTDSIDVLSAHVATGKYSAVLPQSLAGQLAHIPNLHAIAINGPMSHSNVGFVAGKNAFEAPSSRALLEMVHTPELAATLQSVISIHRRFQPKADSSQSPLK, from the coding sequence ATGATCGTAAGAAACTTTGAATACTTGCTTGCTTTGCACCGTGAAGGCCATTTTGGCAACGCGGCCAAAAGCTGCAATGTTTCTCAGCCGACACTCTCCGCGGGCATTAAGCAATTGGAGGAAGACATGGGTGTCGAGATCGTGCGTCATGGGCGACGCTATGACGGCCTCACTTCTGAAGGGATGCGCGTACTGTCTTGGGCTCAGCAGATGTATGACGACTGCAAAGGGCTGGAGCGAGAACTCTCCGCATTACGGCGAGGTATAGAGGGGCAATTCCGGCTAGGGATACTCCCAGGAACTGCCGGTGTAGCGCCCACATTAAGCATCGCCCTTGCTGAAAAAACACCCTTACTTCAACAATCAGTTCTGGTTTCCGGCGCTTCTTCCCTGCTACAGGCGATTCGAGAAAACAATTTGGATATCGCACTCATGCATTTGGAGGATATCCCAGGGGAAGACTTCGATACTCACCTTCTGTACCGTGAACGCATTTTCCTTTTTCACGCCGCGAGAACACAGCAACCCCGAAGCACAACGTGGGACCATGTTCTCAATAGACAACTCTGCGTGCTGAACTCGGCAGTACCTGAACCCATTCAAGATAGGCTGATGCAATGTACCGCGCAGACTATTCGCACTGATTCAATTGACGTGCTATCGGCACACGTGGCGACAGGAAAATATTCGGCAGTTCTTCCGCAATCTCTCGCCGGCCAACTCGCGCACATTCCAAATCTCCACGCAATCGCAATCAATGGACCAATGTCGCACTCAAATGTCGGATTCGTTGCCGGGAAAAATGCGTTCGAGGCACCGTCATCGCGTGCATTGCTCGAAATGGTGCACACCCCCGAACTCGCCGCCACTCTTCAATCCGTTATATCGATCCATCGTCGGTTCCAGCCCAAAGCAGACTCATCTCAAAGCCCCCTGAAATAG